From the Oceanobacillus kimchii X50 genome, the window CATTTTGACGTATAATCAAGAAAATAGTACAGTAGAAAGATTGATGTTGCCGCATCCTAGAATGCATGAACGCGCATTTGTCTTAATACCACTTCAAGAAATCGCACCGGGATATATGATCCCTGTAAAAAACAAAACAGTGGATTCTTATGTCAATGAACTTCCTGAGACAGATAAAAAGGATGTAAAAAAATGGATAAAAAGCGAATCGGAAGAAGAATAAAAGCTTTTCGAAAGCTAAAAGGATACACACAAATACAATTTGCTAAAGAGATGGAGATATCCACTTCAAAACTAGGAAATATTGAACGAGGTACAAAACAGCCTTCCGATCAACTATTAGATGAGATTGCTGAAAAGTTATCCATTTCCAGAGAAGAGCTCATACTAAAGAGCATTGCAACTGATACTGAGGACAAGTAGATATTCTAAACGATACGTCTTTAATACTTGTTATAGTAGAATTAATTATTTTTTAGCGAGTGAATTTCAAAAATACTAAGCTCCATAAAAAAACGAATAATAGTTATATATGAATGTTCGTTATGAACGCATGCGAAATTAACTCGGGTAATTGATGCATAAATTTAAGCATTAAGATTTATATCTGGAGGTTAACTGCCTACAGATGGGTTTGTATTAAAATCTTGTTAGGTGAATCATCATTGTGGATACGCTATACTTATTTTATGAAGAATTGGAGTGATAGAAGTGTCAGAAGAATTGAATGAACATATGCAGGTGCGAAGAGATAAATTAACGGAGCACTTGGAAAAAGGGTTGGACCCATTTGGGGGCAAATTTGAACGAAGCCACCTGGCAACCGGTCTTATTGATAAGTATAATCCTTATTCAAAAGAAGAGTTAGAGGAAATTACAGATGAAGTTACCATTGCTGGACGGTTAATGACAAAGCGTGGAAAAGGAAAAGCTGGATTTGCTCATATTCAAGATTTAAGTGGCCAAATTCAATTATATGTGCGTAAAGATATGATTGGTGACGATGCTTATGAAGTATTTAAGTCTACAGATTTAGGGGATATTGTTGGCGTAACCGGTGTTATGTTTAAAACAAAGGTAGGAGAAATTTCTGTTAAGGCAAAACAATTTCAATTATTAACGAAATCTTTAAGACCTTTACCAGAAAAATATCATGGATTGAAGGATATCGAACAGCGTTATCGTCAACGTTATCTTGACCTAATTACAAATCCAGATAGCAGAGAAACTTTTGTATTTCGTAGTAAGATCATTCAATCGATGAGAGAGTATTTAAACGGACAAGGATTTTTAGAAGTTGAAACTCCTATGATGCATAGCATCCCTGGTGGAGCTTCTGCCCGTCCATTTATTACACATCATAATGCTTTAGATATTGAACTATACATGCGAATAGCTATTGAATTACATTTAAAACGATTAATGGTTGGTGGTCTGGAGAAAGTCTATGAAATAGGACGTGTATTCCGTAATGAAGGTGTGTCTACAAGACATAATCCAGAGTTCACTATGATTGAGCTATATGAAGCGTATGCTGATTATCAGGATATTATGGAACTTACAGAGAATCTTGTAGCTCACATCGCAAAAGATGTCCATGGTTCCACAACTATTACTTACGGTGAAAACGAAATTAATTTAGAGCCAAAATGGACAAGATTGCATATGGTAGATGCTGTTAAAGATGTTACAGGTGTGGATTTTTGGAAAGAGATATCAGATGAGGAAGCACGTGCACTTGCTAAAGAGCACGGTGTACAAGTAACTGATTCAATGAGTTATGGTCATGTTGTAAATGAATTTTTTGAACAAAAGGTAGAAGAGACTCTTCTTCAACCGACATTTATACACGGACATCCAGTGGAAATTTCTCCACTAGCAAAGAAGAATAAAGAAGACGAGCGATTCACCGATCGTTTTGAGTTGTTCATTGTCGGGAGAGAACATGCGAACGCATTTAGTGAATTAAATGATCCAATTGATCAACGTGCTCGTTTTGAGGCTCAAGTAAAAGAAAGAGCTGAAGGAAACGATGAAGCGCATTATATGGATGAGGACTTCTTGGAAGCACTTGAATATGGTATGCCACCAACTGGGGGACTTGGTATAGGTGTCGACCGTTTGGTGATGTTATTAACGAACTCTCCATCTATTCGTGACGTATTACTTTTCCCACAAATGCGCACAAAATAACTCGGAAGTGTAAAAACCTTTATCAAAACGTTGTTATGATAAGGGTTTTTCTTGTTTAAAATAGGATTATATTGGGAATATATAAGTATGTATTTGTTATGGCGGAATAGCCTAAATTATAGAAATATTAATCAATCCATAATTTCTTTTAAAAAGTGCTTGATTTCGTTTTGGAATCAT encodes:
- a CDS encoding helix-turn-helix domain-containing protein; the encoded protein is MDKKRIGRRIKAFRKLKGYTQIQFAKEMEISTSKLGNIERGTKQPSDQLLDEIAEKLSISREELILKSIATDTEDK
- the lysS gene encoding lysine--tRNA ligase, yielding MSEELNEHMQVRRDKLTEHLEKGLDPFGGKFERSHLATGLIDKYNPYSKEELEEITDEVTIAGRLMTKRGKGKAGFAHIQDLSGQIQLYVRKDMIGDDAYEVFKSTDLGDIVGVTGVMFKTKVGEISVKAKQFQLLTKSLRPLPEKYHGLKDIEQRYRQRYLDLITNPDSRETFVFRSKIIQSMREYLNGQGFLEVETPMMHSIPGGASARPFITHHNALDIELYMRIAIELHLKRLMVGGLEKVYEIGRVFRNEGVSTRHNPEFTMIELYEAYADYQDIMELTENLVAHIAKDVHGSTTITYGENEINLEPKWTRLHMVDAVKDVTGVDFWKEISDEEARALAKEHGVQVTDSMSYGHVVNEFFEQKVEETLLQPTFIHGHPVEISPLAKKNKEDERFTDRFELFIVGREHANAFSELNDPIDQRARFEAQVKERAEGNDEAHYMDEDFLEALEYGMPPTGGLGIGVDRLVMLLTNSPSIRDVLLFPQMRTK